In Massilistercora timonensis, the following are encoded in one genomic region:
- a CDS encoding helix-turn-helix domain-containing protein → MSKLLPYETIVKAHEGDPDAIDTVLSHYAGYIRYFSKVHGQVNAEVEEYVKQQLISALFKFRFDR, encoded by the coding sequence ATGAGTAAACTTCTCCCCTATGAAACAATCGTCAAAGCCCATGAGGGCGACCCGGACGCAATCGACACCGTCCTTTCCCACTATGCCGGATATATCCGCTACTTTTCCAAAGTACACGGTCAGGTTAACGCCGAGGTTGAGGAATATGTGAAGCAGCAGCTAATCTCCGCACTATTCAAGTTTCGCTTTGACCGATAA
- a CDS encoding ATP-binding protein, with protein sequence MIEITAEIRALIDKAAAGMELAEDEYIDPADGLIHCKKCGGQRQTVVPRFGKPGYFMPRCICQCQREAEEQRKAAEERQRRMERIKRRKAQGLQDRYLYDYTFANDNGQNPLMDKARAYVENWKEAYKNNTGLLLFGDVGTGKSFFAGCIANALLDRDVPVLMTNFPTILNRLTGMFSEDRADFIASFDEYDLLIIDDLGVERSTEYAMEQMFFVIDSRYRSRRPMIITTNLKLAELKNPPDLAHARIYDRILERCAPILFAGKNFREENAGATKQAAKDIVNRKHE encoded by the coding sequence ATGATTGAGATTACCGCAGAAATCCGGGCGCTGATCGACAAGGCAGCCGCCGGTATGGAGCTGGCCGAGGACGAGTACATAGACCCGGCAGACGGCCTCATTCACTGTAAGAAATGCGGCGGCCAGAGGCAGACCGTTGTGCCGAGGTTTGGGAAACCTGGCTACTTCATGCCCCGCTGTATCTGCCAGTGCCAGCGGGAGGCCGAGGAACAGCGCAAGGCCGCCGAGGAACGGCAACGCCGCATGGAGCGTATCAAGCGCCGGAAGGCCCAGGGCCTGCAAGACCGCTATCTGTACGACTACACCTTTGCCAACGACAACGGCCAAAATCCCCTGATGGACAAGGCCCGCGCCTATGTGGAGAACTGGAAGGAGGCTTACAAGAACAATACCGGCCTGCTGCTGTTTGGGGATGTGGGAACCGGCAAGTCCTTTTTTGCCGGTTGTATCGCCAACGCCCTGCTTGACCGGGATGTGCCGGTGCTGATGACGAACTTTCCCACCATCCTGAACCGTCTGACAGGGATGTTTTCCGAGGACAGGGCCGACTTTATCGCCAGCTTTGACGAGTACGACCTGCTCATCATTGACGATTTGGGTGTGGAGCGCAGTACCGAGTATGCGATGGAGCAGATGTTCTTCGTCATTGACAGCCGCTACCGCAGCCGCAGGCCCATGATAATCACCACCAACCTGAAGCTGGCCGAACTCAAGAACCCGCCCGACCTGGCCCACGCCCGTATCTATGACCGTATCCTGGAACGGTGCGCCCCGATCCTCTTTGCCGGGAAGAACTTCCGGGAGGAAAACGCCGGGGCCACCAAGCAGGCGGCGAAAGACATTGTAAACCGTAAGCATGAGTAA
- a CDS encoding IS110-like element ISEnfa110 family transposase has protein sequence MNCVGIDVSKGKSMIAVMRPFGEVVVSPFEVRHTANELSELAGLLKSLDGETRVVMESTGNYHAPVAWLLHDAGLYVSVVNAMLVHDYGNNSLRRAKTDKKDAVKLANYGLDHWLTLPRYIPEEDTRLMLKICYRQYQQYSKVQTMLKNNLISLLDTTFPDANRLFTSPPRADGSEKWVDFVATFWHCECVCGRSEKAFTTQYQKWCRKHGYNFSEDKALDIYASACRHFGVIPKTDTAKLLVEQAISQLQTTSSALAALKQEMQSLAASLPEYPVVMGMFGVGPTLGPQLLAEIGDVRRFHSKKALVAFAGIDAPPYQSGQIDVRSRSISKRGSASLRRTLFLVMSVILQCAPIDEPVYQFMDKKRSEGKPYRVYMMASANKFLRIYYASVKAYLESLEHD, from the coding sequence ATGAACTGCGTTGGCATCGATGTTTCCAAGGGTAAGAGCATGATTGCAGTCATGCGGCCCTTCGGAGAGGTAGTGGTTTCACCCTTTGAAGTACGTCACACCGCCAATGAACTGAGCGAGCTGGCAGGACTGCTCAAAAGCCTGGACGGCGAGACCCGTGTGGTGATGGAATCCACGGGTAATTACCATGCTCCGGTGGCCTGGCTGCTCCACGACGCGGGCCTTTATGTCTCGGTAGTCAATGCAATGCTGGTGCATGACTACGGAAACAACAGTTTAAGACGGGCCAAAACCGACAAAAAGGATGCCGTAAAGCTGGCCAACTACGGTCTTGACCACTGGCTCACATTGCCGAGATATATCCCGGAGGAGGATACCCGACTCATGCTGAAAATCTGCTACCGGCAGTACCAACAGTATTCCAAAGTTCAGACCATGCTGAAGAATAACCTGATCTCCCTGCTGGACACCACCTTCCCAGACGCAAATCGCTTGTTTACCAGTCCGCCCCGCGCCGATGGCAGCGAGAAGTGGGTGGACTTTGTCGCTACTTTTTGGCATTGCGAGTGCGTTTGTGGCCGGTCTGAGAAGGCCTTTACTACCCAATACCAGAAGTGGTGCAGAAAGCACGGCTACAATTTCAGCGAGGATAAGGCGCTGGATATTTATGCCTCTGCTTGCAGACACTTCGGTGTCATACCGAAAACGGATACGGCAAAACTTTTGGTAGAACAGGCCATTTCTCAACTCCAGACAACTTCTTCCGCGTTAGCTGCTCTCAAACAGGAGATGCAATCCCTGGCAGCTTCTCTGCCGGAGTATCCTGTAGTGATGGGGATGTTTGGTGTTGGCCCAACCCTCGGCCCTCAACTCCTGGCTGAAATTGGCGATGTACGCCGTTTTCATTCCAAAAAAGCGTTGGTTGCCTTTGCGGGTATTGACGCCCCGCCCTACCAATCCGGTCAAATAGATGTCCGTAGCCGTAGCATTTCCAAGCGAGGATCTGCCTCACTGCGCAGGACGCTCTTTCTGGTGATGAGCGTCATCCTGCAATGTGCTCCAATAGACGAGCCGGTGTACCAGTTCATGGACAAGAAACGCTCTGAAGGCAAGCCATATCGTGTCTACATGATGGCCTCTGCCAACAAGTTCCTGCGCATCTACTACGCTTCTGTGAAAGCCTACTTGGAATCCCTGGAGCACGACTGA
- a CDS encoding transposon-encoded TnpW family protein, with product MSEETRTMQTADTTPARAPEDAPALVKKIGKTTYKVRVHFSDTSTETMSDKIKRMLKNEIQQM from the coding sequence ATGAGCGAAGAAACCCGCACCATGCAGACCGCAGACACCACTCCGGCCAGAGCGCCGGAGGACGCCCCCGCGCTGGTAAAGAAAATCGGCAAGACCACCTACAAGGTGCGCGTCCATTTCAGTGATACCAGCACCGAAACCATGAGCGACAAAATCAAGCGTATGCTCAAAAACGAGATACAGCAGATGTGA
- the tet gene encoding TetM/TetW/TetO/TetS family tetracycline resistance ribosomal protection protein has product MKIINIGILAHVDAGKTTLTESLLYTSGAVPELGSVDKGTTRTDTMLLERQRGITIQTAVTSFGWKNYKINIVDTPGHMDFLAEVYRSLAVLDGAILVVSAKDGVQAQTRVLFHALQKMKIPTIIFVNKIDQEGIDLQSVYQNIREKLSDDVMVMQDVSLTPEVSLTDIEDIEKWDSIIAGNDELLEKYIAGEPLKIQDLQREKCRRMQNGSLFPIYHGSAKNNIGTEKLIEVIAETFTSGADNDQSELCGSVFKIEYTDQKKRLVYLRLYSGTLHLRDTILLPQNQKLKITEMRIPSNGEIIPADTACCGEIVILTNDTLKLNDTLGNVELLPRKAWEKNPIPLLRTTVEPQNQEQRDLLLNALTEIADTDPLLHYYVDTITHEIIISFLGKVQLEVVCSLLVERYHVNINVKEPTVIYLERPLKTASYTIHIEVPPNPFWASIGLTVTPLPAGSGTRFKSKVSLGYLNQSFQNAVMEGVRYGMEQGLYGWEVTDCEICFDYGVYYSPVSTPADFRSLAPIVLEQALKRAGTQLLEPYLSFTLFAPQEYISRAYNDAPKYCAVIESTLLKNDEVIFTGEIPARCIGEYRNDLNFYTNGRSVCLTELKGYQEISGEPVLQPRRPNSRLDKVRHMFQKIT; this is encoded by the coding sequence ATGAAAATAATCAATATCGGCATTCTTGCTCATGTAGACGCAGGAAAAACGACTTTGACAGAAAGCCTGCTCTATACCAGCGGAGCCGTTCCGGAATTAGGGAGTGTAGATAAGGGAACAACGCGGACAGACACCATGCTGTTGGAACGCCAGCGTGGGATTACCATTCAAACGGCCGTCACTTCTTTCGGCTGGAAGAATTATAAGATCAATATTGTCGATACCCCCGGCCATATGGACTTTTTGGCGGAAGTATATCGCTCACTTGCTGTTCTTGACGGAGCAATTTTAGTAGTTTCCGCAAAGGACGGCGTGCAGGCACAAACACGGGTACTGTTCCATGCGCTCCAGAAAATGAAAATCCCAACGATTATTTTTGTAAATAAGATAGACCAGGAGGGCATTGACTTACAGAGCGTTTATCAAAATATCAGAGAAAAACTTTCTGATGATGTCATGGTTATGCAAGATGTTTCGCTCACTCCGGAAGTGTCTCTGACAGACATTGAGGATATAGAAAAATGGGATTCTATTATTGCTGGAAATGATGAACTTTTGGAAAAATATATTGCGGGGGAACCTTTGAAAATACAAGATTTACAGAGGGAGAAATGCAGAAGAATGCAAAACGGTTCCCTGTTTCCTATTTATCATGGGAGTGCAAAGAACAATATCGGAACTGAAAAGCTGATTGAAGTGATTGCAGAAACATTTACTTCTGGTGCGGACAACGATCAATCCGAGCTATGCGGAAGCGTTTTTAAAATCGAGTACACAGACCAGAAAAAGCGGCTCGTTTATTTGCGGTTATACAGCGGGACACTTCATTTACGGGATACGATTCTCCTGCCCCAAAATCAAAAACTAAAAATCACAGAAATGAGGATTCCGTCAAACGGAGAGATTATACCGGCGGACACAGCCTGTTGCGGAGAAATTGTTATTTTGACCAATGACACTCTGAAGCTGAATGATACTCTCGGAAATGTAGAACTTTTGCCGCGCAAGGCATGGGAAAAAAATCCGATTCCTTTGCTTCGGACGACGGTGGAGCCGCAAAATCAGGAACAAAGAGACCTCCTGCTGAATGCCCTGACGGAAATTGCAGATACAGATCCGCTGTTGCATTACTATGTGGATACGATAACGCATGAAATCATCATTTCTTTTTTAGGAAAAGTCCAGTTAGAGGTTGTATGCTCTCTGTTAGTAGAGCGATACCATGTGAACATAAATGTGAAAGAACCTACGGTCATTTATCTGGAAAGGCCATTAAAAACAGCCAGTTACACGATTCATATTGAAGTGCCGCCGAATCCGTTTTGGGCATCCATTGGCTTAACTGTAACGCCACTTCCTGCCGGAAGTGGAACCCGGTTTAAAAGCAAAGTATCTCTCGGCTATTTAAACCAAAGTTTTCAAAATGCCGTTATGGAAGGGGTGCGTTATGGAATGGAGCAAGGCTTATACGGTTGGGAAGTGACAGATTGTGAAATTTGTTTTGACTATGGAGTTTATTACAGTCCAGTTAGTACCCCCGCAGATTTTCGTTCCCTTGCTCCTATCGTGTTAGAACAGGCATTGAAAAGAGCAGGAACACAATTATTGGAACCATACCTTTCCTTTACCCTTTTTGCACCGCAGGAATATATTTCACGGGCTTATAATGACGCACCGAAGTATTGTGCAGTGATTGAATCAACCTTGCTTAAAAATGATGAAGTTATTTTTACGGGAGAAATCCCCGCCCGCTGCATCGGCGAATATAGGAATGATTTAAATTTTTATACAAATGGGAGAAGCGTCTGCCTTACCGAATTAAAAGGGTACCAAGAAATTTCCGGGGAGCCTGTATTGCAGCCACGCCGTCCTAACAGCCGTTTAGATAAGGTTCGGCATATGTTTCAGAAAATAACGTAA
- a CDS encoding phage replisome organizer N-terminal domain-containing protein, translating into MSDNRKYYYLKLKENFYNSETMVILESMQDGLLYSNLLLKMYLMSLKSGGILMLNDHLPHTPQTIATFTRHQVGTVERALKVFLEFGLVEILTDGAYYMADIQLLIGQSSTEGERKKKERMRLKRQKLLPSGGADICPPYSRGDICPPEIRDKRLDIRDKSIENRESEGARAYGRYQNVFLTDEELADLQASFPTVWGQYIEKLSEYMASTGKRYQSHAATIRRWASEDARKAAPPSRNRDYSVKEDETV; encoded by the coding sequence ATGTCAGACAATCGAAAATATTACTATCTCAAGCTGAAAGAAAACTTTTACAACAGCGAAACGATGGTTATTTTGGAGAGTATGCAGGATGGCCTGCTGTACTCCAATCTACTGCTGAAAATGTACCTCATGTCACTCAAAAGCGGCGGTATCCTCATGCTCAATGACCATTTGCCCCACACGCCCCAGACCATCGCCACCTTTACCCGCCATCAGGTGGGGACGGTGGAACGGGCCTTGAAGGTGTTCCTTGAATTTGGCCTTGTGGAGATTTTGACCGATGGGGCTTACTACATGGCCGACATCCAACTGCTGATCGGCCAGTCCTCTACCGAGGGGGAACGGAAAAAGAAAGAGCGTATGCGATTGAAGCGTCAAAAGCTGCTCCCATCCGGCGGGGCGGACATTTGTCCACCATATAGCCGGGGGGACATTTGTCCACCAGAGATTAGAGATAAGAGATTAGATATTAGAGATAAGAGTATAGAGAATAGAGAGAGTGAGGGCGCCCGCGCCTATGGCCGTTACCAGAATGTTTTCCTGACGGACGAAGAACTGGCAGACTTACAGGCCAGCTTTCCCACCGTATGGGGCCAGTACATCGAAAAGCTGTCCGAGTACATGGCTTCTACCGGCAAGCGGTATCAGAGCCATGCCGCCACCATCCGGCGCTGGGCCAGCGAGGACGCCAGGAAAGCGGCCCCGCCCTCTCGAAACCGGGATTACAGCGTAAAGGAGGATGAAACCGTATGA
- the mobC gene encoding plasmid mobilization relaxosome protein MobC translates to MRKKYNTPHRSRVVKTRLSEDEYADFTARLAPYGISQSEFLRQAIRRTTIRPVIHVSAVNDELLSAVGKLAAEYGRIGGNLNQIARYLNEYGAPYNALSGEIRAAIADLAALKYEVLKKVGDAVGNTQAYQL, encoded by the coding sequence ATGCGAAAGAAATACAACACACCCCACCGCAGCCGCGTTGTGAAAACCCGGCTGTCCGAAGATGAATACGCCGATTTCACAGCGCGGCTTGCGCCCTATGGTATCAGCCAGTCAGAATTTCTCCGGCAGGCGATACGGCGCACCACCATACGCCCCGTTATCCATGTGTCGGCGGTCAATGACGAACTGCTCTCCGCTGTCGGGAAGCTGGCCGCCGAGTATGGCAGGATCGGCGGCAACCTCAATCAGATTGCCCGGTATCTGAACGAGTACGGCGCACCCTACAACGCGCTGTCCGGCGAGATACGCGCCGCCATAGCCGACCTTGCCGCCCTCAAGTATGAAGTCCTCAAGAAAGTAGGTGACGCGGTTGGCAACACTCAAGCATATCAACTCTAA
- a CDS encoding relaxase/mobilization nuclease domain-containing protein, protein MATLKHINSKNADYGAAEQYLLFEHDEFTMKPVLDETGRLIPREDYRLSTLNCGGEDFAVACMRANLRYGKNQRREDVKSHHYIISFDPRDGPDNGLTVDRAQELGEKFCAEHFPGHQALVCTHPDGHNHSGNIHVHIVINSLRIEEVPFLPYMDRPADTKAGCKHRCTDAALRYFKSEVMEMCHREGLYQIDLLNGSKNRVTDREYWAQKKGQAALDKQNAPMIAGGITPRQTKFETNKEKLRQTIRKALATAASFDEFSSLLLREGVAVKESRGRLSYLTPDRTKPITARKLGDDFDRAAVLAVLEQNAARAAEKAAAIPEYQRHGKTGIQPTKAPQTAPNVQRLVDIEQKKAEGKGRGYERWATMHNLKQMAATLNVYQEYGFTSPEQLEAAVDTAYQEMRQTSGKLKTLETKLQGKKELQQQVLAYAKTKPTREGLRAQKSEKARTAYRQANESDFIIAEAAARYFKAHGITKLPARKALQAEIEQLISEKDGLYNTYHEQKQRFKELQTVKRNIDQILRREEPHRRKEQSHER, encoded by the coding sequence TTGGCAACACTCAAGCATATCAACTCTAAAAATGCCGACTACGGAGCCGCCGAACAATACCTGCTTTTTGAGCATGACGAGTTTACCATGAAGCCCGTCCTTGATGAAACCGGCAGGCTTATCCCCCGCGAGGACTACCGGCTGTCCACGCTGAACTGCGGCGGCGAGGATTTTGCCGTTGCGTGTATGCGGGCAAATCTCCGCTATGGGAAGAACCAGCGGCGGGAAGATGTGAAAAGCCACCACTATATCATCAGCTTTGACCCACGGGACGGCCCGGACAACGGCTTGACCGTAGACCGGGCGCAGGAATTGGGCGAGAAGTTTTGCGCCGAGCATTTCCCCGGCCACCAAGCCCTTGTATGCACCCACCCGGACGGGCATAACCACAGCGGCAACATTCATGTGCATATCGTCATTAACAGCCTGCGGATTGAGGAAGTGCCGTTCCTGCCCTACATGGACAGGCCAGCCGACACGAAAGCCGGGTGCAAGCACCGCTGTACTGACGCAGCCTTGCGCTACTTCAAGTCCGAAGTCATGGAGATGTGCCACCGGGAGGGGCTTTACCAAATCGACCTCTTGAACGGCAGCAAGAACCGCGTCACAGACCGGGAGTATTGGGCGCAGAAAAAGGGACAGGCCGCGCTGGACAAGCAGAACGCCCCCATGATTGCAGGCGGTATCACGCCCCGGCAGACCAAGTTTGAAACGAACAAGGAGAAGCTGCGGCAGACCATACGGAAAGCCCTTGCCACCGCCGCCAGCTTTGACGAGTTTTCCTCTCTGCTGCTGCGGGAGGGCGTGGCCGTCAAGGAGAGCCGGGGGCGGCTTAGTTACCTCACGCCGGACAGGACAAAGCCCATTACCGCCCGCAAGCTGGGCGACGATTTTGACCGCGCCGCTGTCCTTGCCGTTTTGGAGCAGAACGCCGCCAGAGCCGCAGAAAAGGCCGCAGCCATACCCGAATACCAGCGGCATGGGAAAACCGGCATACAGCCCACAAAAGCCCCTCAAACCGCTCCGAATGTGCAGCGGCTTGTGGACATTGAGCAGAAGAAAGCCGAGGGCAAAGGCCGGGGCTATGAGCGTTGGGCGACCATGCACAACCTTAAACAGATGGCCGCGACGCTGAATGTGTATCAGGAATACGGCTTCACTTCCCCGGAGCAGTTAGAAGCCGCCGTTGATACCGCCTATCAGGAAATGCGCCAGACCAGCGGCAAGCTGAAAACGCTGGAAACCAAGCTACAAGGGAAAAAGGAGTTGCAGCAACAGGTACTTGCCTACGCTAAGACCAAGCCCACCCGCGAGGGGCTGCGGGCGCAGAAATCCGAGAAAGCCCGCACCGCCTACCGGCAGGCAAATGAGAGCGATTTTATTATAGCCGAAGCCGCCGCCCGGTATTTCAAGGCGCATGGCATTACCAAGCTGCCCGCCCGGAAAGCGTTGCAGGCCGAGATCGAGCAGCTTATCTCCGAGAAAGACGGCTTGTATAACACCTACCACGAACAGAAACAGCGGTTCAAGGAGTTGCAGACGGTCAAGCGGAACATCGACCAGATT
- a CDS encoding TrmH family RNA methyltransferase, with protein MKVVSILNKNNDYQRFEVLKHNRNKRYKYNQFIVEGVRSLNEAVKNNWKIISFIYDKNNLSGWAKHMIETVKTEVNYTLTAQLLKELSGKEETSELLAIIEMREDRLENVALSSNPFIVLFDRPSNKGNLGTMIRSCDALGVDMLIITGHAVDLYEPDVIVSAMGSFFNLPVIRIIHNEDLYKFVESLRIKYPGFKIIGTTAHHEKPIYHEDLKTPVMLMMGNETMGLNKAFKEYCDVLCTIPMAEDSYASSFNVSCAASIMMYEIVRQRMN; from the coding sequence ATGAAAGTTGTTTCTATATTAAATAAAAATAATGATTACCAGAGATTTGAAGTATTGAAGCATAATCGAAATAAAAGATATAAATATAATCAATTTATTGTTGAAGGCGTAAGAAGTTTAAATGAAGCGGTTAAAAATAACTGGAAGATTATTTCTTTTATTTATGACAAGAATAATCTGTCAGGCTGGGCAAAACATATGATAGAAACAGTAAAAACAGAAGTCAATTATACTCTTACGGCACAGTTGCTAAAGGAATTAAGTGGAAAAGAAGAAACTTCTGAATTATTGGCTATTATTGAAATGAGGGAAGACAGGTTAGAAAATGTTGCGTTATCTTCCAATCCATTTATTGTGTTATTTGACAGGCCCTCTAATAAAGGAAATTTAGGTACGATGATACGTTCATGTGATGCGTTGGGAGTAGATATGTTGATAATTACTGGACATGCGGTTGATTTGTATGAGCCTGATGTAATTGTTTCGGCGATGGGTTCTTTTTTCAATCTTCCGGTGATTCGAATCATTCACAATGAGGATTTATATAAATTCGTTGAAAGCCTTAGAATAAAATACCCTGGCTTTAAGATCATAGGCACAACAGCCCACCACGAAAAGCCTATCTATCATGAGGACTTGAAAACCCCGGTTATGTTAATGATGGGAAATGAAACCATGGGATTAAATAAGGCATTTAAGGAATATTGTGATGTTTTATGTACGATTCCTATGGCTGAAGATTCCTATGCCAGTTCTTTCAATGTCAGTTGTGCTGCATCTATAATGATGTATGAAATAGTAAGACAACGAATGAATTAG
- a CDS encoding sigma-70 family RNA polymerase sigma factor, producing MTEDEAYKVHIQYTFNAFCKIVIRHAAIDIILKLRRRWEREVSLDYLMNEKFVQLAEPEQLEEYLFTACGQTAVLYHAELAAALALLPEQTQEEIFRYYFLRQPQRVIGVHIGRTRSTAGRHIQLALQRLRRLMEGKDHE from the coding sequence ATGACCGAAGATGAAGCCTACAAAGTGCATATCCAGTACACATTCAATGCCTTTTGCAAGATTGTCATTCGTCACGCAGCCATAGATATAATCTTAAAGCTGCGCCGGAGGTGGGAACGGGAAGTTTCTCTTGACTATCTGATGAATGAGAAGTTTGTCCAGCTTGCCGAACCGGAGCAGCTTGAAGAATATCTTTTTACCGCCTGCGGCCAGACCGCCGTTCTGTACCATGCGGAACTTGCCGCCGCCCTTGCCCTCTTGCCGGAGCAGACACAGGAAGAGATTTTCCGTTACTATTTCCTGCGCCAGCCGCAGCGAGTGATCGGCGTACATATTGGCCGGACACGCAGCACAGCGGGGCGGCATATCCAGCTTGCCTTGCAGCGGCTACGGCGGCTCATGGAGGGAAAAGACCATGAGTAA
- a CDS encoding cysteine-rich VLP domain-containing protein → MKKSKPEPILVMDYRQYRRARRLVHECCNYDGGNCIALDDGEECVCVQSISYSLLCRWFRAAVLPLDRELETALFHRLDAKRCAVCGALFTPGSNRAKYCPECAPKVHRRQKAECERRRRVQRGQLEGKKPL, encoded by the coding sequence ATGAAGAAAAGCAAGCCTGAACCCATCCTCGTCATGGACTACCGCCAGTACCGCAGAGCGCGGCGGCTGGTACATGAGTGCTGCAACTATGACGGTGGCAACTGTATCGCGCTGGACGATGGGGAGGAATGTGTCTGCGTCCAGTCCATTTCCTACTCCCTGTTGTGCCGGTGGTTCCGGGCGGCGGTGCTGCCGCTGGACAGGGAACTGGAAACGGCCCTGTTCCACCGCCTGGACGCCAAACGGTGCGCCGTCTGCGGGGCGCTGTTCACCCCCGGCTCCAACCGGGCCAAATACTGCCCGGAATGTGCGCCGAAAGTCCATCGGCGGCAAAAGGCCGAGTGCGAGCGCCGGAGAAGGGTACAGCGTGGACAATTAGAGGGCAAAAAGCCCTTGTAA
- a CDS encoding AraC family transcriptional regulator: MLKKLNDAMDYIEAHLEDEFLLEKISEHINVSDYHFRKIFFALTNMTLNEYVKNRRLSEANKELLQGAQVTDVAYQYGYQSVDGFTRAFKKWSGILPSQVAKLKQCKSCQKLQFVVTMKGGTLMEYKIVEKPAFTFAGVSKRVPLQYEGVNNAILELAQSITQEQKEEMHRLQNIEPYETVNVSYESDTNFLEEAGELTHLIGVLTTKNDISSNLDTFPVKAHTWAVFPNEGIFPFTLQDTMARIYSEWFMTADYELAEPFSFSFTKMDDKKPNYAYSEIWIPVTKKE; encoded by the coding sequence GTGTTAAAGAAATTGAATGACGCGATGGACTATATTGAAGCGCACCTGGAGGACGAGTTTTTACTTGAGAAGATTTCTGAGCATATAAATGTTTCAGATTATCATTTTAGAAAAATATTTTTTGCGCTTACCAATATGACGCTGAATGAGTATGTAAAAAACAGACGACTTTCAGAAGCTAACAAAGAATTGTTGCAGGGGGCGCAGGTAACAGATGTCGCTTATCAATATGGGTATCAATCCGTAGACGGATTTACACGTGCCTTTAAAAAATGGAGCGGTATCTTACCGTCACAAGTCGCAAAGTTGAAACAATGTAAATCATGCCAAAAGTTACAATTTGTTGTAACTATGAAGGGAGGAACTTTAATGGAATATAAAATTGTTGAAAAACCTGCTTTTACGTTTGCAGGTGTAAGTAAACGAGTGCCGTTACAATATGAGGGAGTAAACAACGCTATTTTGGAACTGGCACAAAGCATAACACAGGAACAGAAAGAAGAAATGCACCGGTTGCAAAACATTGAGCCATATGAAACTGTAAATGTTTCCTATGAATCAGATACGAACTTTCTTGAAGAAGCTGGTGAATTAACGCATTTAATTGGAGTTTTAACAACTAAAAATGACATTAGCAGTAATCTGGACACATTTCCTGTTAAAGCTCATACGTGGGCAGTTTTTCCAAATGAAGGAATCTTCCCGTTTACTTTGCAGGATACAATGGCAAGAATCTACTCCGAATGGTTTATGACGGCAGATTATGAACTGGCAGAGCCGTTTTCTTTCTCTTTTACAAAAATGGACGACAAAAAGCCCAACTACGCATACAGTGAAATTTGGATTCCAGTAACAAAAAAAGAATAA